The proteins below come from a single Gossypium raimondii isolate GPD5lz chromosome 2, ASM2569854v1, whole genome shotgun sequence genomic window:
- the LOC105789245 gene encoding scarecrow-like protein 6 — MHFQFQPKVGVELAGFASIYQDKWAKQQEDNSFNDQEPTSVLHMRSQSPPTSASTLSSSFNGGSGGGGSGGNFTTTTIVPPESTQLEFQPIQSELDLVTTGPVGVQRCNNLGIEDWEAMLFESTVSPSQDQNSLLRWIAGDVDDHGLKQLLQTGPDFIPGFDPMDPGNLGYFPQNPIFTSPPESIGLYQQLENQEMKPQILNPQNPNFFLPFPQEQQPLPKRLNHGQIPKLPFSDHELFIKKQQLVGFQEQKPLMVSQQQQAATLLDQLCKVAEMVETGNFSHAQGILARLNHLSPVGKTFQRIGFYFKEALQLLLLMYNNTPVSKNPTPFDVIFKMGAYKVFSEVSPFVQFVNFTSNQAFLEALENSDRIHIVDFDIGFGAQWASFMQELPMRSKGVVPSLRITAFVSLSTYHPIELGLIRENLEQFANGIGVNFELEVLNFDCLDQNPYSLPMFRMNENEALAVNFPVWSASYRPSILPNLLRIVKQLRPKIVVSLDRGCDRNDLSFPQHIINAFYSYISLLESLDAAVNVTSDAINKIERFLIVPKIETTVLGRLHSLEKMPPWKTLFASAGFTPLTFSNFTETQAECVVKRAQVQGFHIEKCHASLVLCWQQKELISASAWRC, encoded by the coding sequence atgcACTTTCAGTTCCAACCTAAAGTTGGGGTGGAACTTGCTGGGTTTGCTTCGATTTATCAAGACAAGTGGGCAAAACAGCAAGAAGATAATAGTTTCAACGACCAAGAACCAACTTCTGTTCTTCATATGAGAAGCCAAAGTCCACCTACATCAGCATCaactctttcttcttctttcaacGGCGGATCCGGGGGCGGCGGTAGCGGCGGTAATTTCACTACTACCACCATTGTACCACCTGAAAGTACCCAACTTGAGTTTCAACCGATCCAAAGTGAACTAGACCTTGTTACAACAGGTCCTGTTGGTGTTCAAAGATGTAACAATCTTGGTATAGAAGATTGGGAAGCTATGTTATTCGAGTCAACTGTGTCACCGAGTCAAGACCAAAACTCACTCCTCCGTTGGATCGCCGGTGATGTTGATGACCATGGCCTTAAACAACTTCTTCAAACTGGTCCTGATTTTATTCCCGGGTTTGACCCGATGGATCCTGGTAATTTGGGTTATTTTCCTCAAAATCCAATCTTTACTTCACCACCTGAAAGTATTGGCCTTTATCAACAACTTGAAAACCAGGAAATGAAACCCCAGATTCTAAATCCCCAAAATCCCAACTTTTTCTTACCATTTCCACAAGAACAACAACCATTACCAAAGAGACTCAATCATGGTCAGATCCCAAAGCTACCATTCTCAGACCATGAGTTATTTATCAAAAAACAACAGCTTGTTGGGTTTCAAGAACAGAAGCCATTAATGGTGTCTCAACAACAACAAGCAGCCACATTGTTGGACCAGCTTTGTAAAGTAGCAGAGATGGTAGAGACTGGGAATTTCTCACACGCGCAAGGGATATTGGCGCGGCTCAATCACTTGTCTCCAGTAGGCAAAACATTTCAACGGATTGGTTTTTACTTCAAGGAGGCATTACAATTACTACTCCTCATGTATAACAATACCCCAGTCTCGAAAAATCCGACACCTTTTGATGTTATCTTCAAAATGGGAGCTTACAAGGTCTTTTCCGAGGTTTCGCCGTTCGTTCAATTTGTTAACTTTACGAGTAACCAAGCTTTCCTTGAAGCACTCGAGAATTCCGACCGAATCCACATTGTGGATTTCGATATTGGTTTTGGTGCTCAATGGGCTTCTTTTATGCAGGAACTTCCTATGAGGAGTAAAGGAGTTGTTCCTTCATTGAGAATTACAGCTTTTGTTTCCCTTTCGACGTACCATCCTATCGAACTCGGTCTTATAAGGGAAAATCTTGAACAATTCGCTAATGGAATCGGTGTAAATTTCGAGCTTGAGGTACTTAACTTTGATTGTTTAGATCAAAACCCTTATTCATTGCCTATGTTTCGAATGAATGAAAACGAGGCGCTTGCTGTGAACTTTCCCGTTTGGTCTGCTTCGTATCGACCTTCTATTTTGCCTAATCTGTTACGGATTGTGAAGCAGCTTAGACCGAAAATTGTGGTGTCTTTAGACCGAGGGTGTGATAGGAATGATCTGTCATTCCCACAACATATAATCAATgcattttattcatatataagCCTGTTGGAATCACTTGATGCAGCCGTTAACGTAACTTCCGACGCCATAAACAAGATCGAGAGGTTCCTTATTGTGCCTAAAATCGAAACCACAGTTTTGGGTCGTTTGCATTCACTCGAGAAAATGCCACCATGGAAGACCCTATTTGCTTCAGCCGGTTTCACCCCTTTAACGTTCAGTAACTTCACCGAAACACAAGCGGAATGCGTGGTGAAAAGGGCTCAGGTTCAAGGTTTTCATATCGAAAAATGCCATGCTTCACTTGTTCTTTGTTGGCAACAAAAGGAACTTATCTCAGCTTCAGCTTGGAGGTGTTGA